A genomic region of Pseudorca crassidens isolate mPseCra1 chromosome 10, mPseCra1.hap1, whole genome shotgun sequence contains the following coding sequences:
- the SLC29A1 gene encoding equilibrative nucleoside transporter 1 isoform X2 translates to MLGLGTLLPWNFFMTATAYFTNRLDMSQNASLVPAEPSKDVQASAGPSAPLPERNYLSAIFNNVMTLCAMLPLLLFTCLNSFLHQRIPQAVRILGSLVAILLVFLITAILVKVPMDALPFFVVTMMKIMLINSFGAILQGSLFGLAGLLPASYTAPIMSGQGLAGFFASVAMICAIASGSELSESAFGYFITACGVIILTIACYLGLPRLEFYRYYQQLKLEGPGEQETKLDLISKGEKSKAGQEEAGVSAPNSQPADGSHSVCAILKNILVPALSVCFVFTITIGMFPAVAAEVKSSIAGTSAWRDYFIPVSCFLTFNIFDWLGRSLTAFTMWPGKDSRWLPILVLARLAFVPLLLLCNVHPRHNLAVVFEHDAWFIIFMAAFAFSNGYLASLCMCFGPKKVKPAEAETAGAIMAFFLSLGLALGAVFSFLFRAIV, encoded by the exons ATGCTGGGTCTGGGGACGCTGCTGCCCTGGAATTTTTTCATGACAGCCACTGCG TATTTCACAAACCGCCTGGACATGTCCCAGAACGCGTCCTTGGTCCCTGCTGAACCGAGCAAGGACGTCCAGGCTTCGGCCGGCCCCTCAGCACCCTTGCCAGAGCGCAACTATCTCAGCGCGATCTTCAACAACGTCATGACCTTATGTGCCATGCTGCCCCTACTGCTGTTCACCTGCCTCAACTCCTTCCTGCATCAGAG GATCCCCCAGGCTGTGCGGATCCTGGGCAGCCTGGTGGCCATCCTGTTGGTGTTCCTGATCACTGCCATCCTGGTGAAGGTGCCCATGGATGCTCTGCCCTTCTTTGTCGTCACCATGATGAAGATCATGCTCATTAATT CGTTCGGTGCCATCCTGCAGGGCAGCCTGTTTGGCCTGGCCGGCCTCCTGCCCGCCAGCTACACAGCCCCCATCATGAGTGGTCAGGGCCTGGCAGGCTTCTTTGCCTCTGTGGCCATGATCTGCGCCATCGCCA GTGGCTCGGAGCTGTCGGAAAGTGCCTTTGGCTATTTTATCACAGCCTGTGGGGTTATCATTTTGACGATCGCCTGTTATCTGGGCCTGCCGAGGCTG GAATTCTACCGCTATTACCAGCAACTCAAGCTCGAAGGGCCCGGGGAGCAGGAGACCAAGCTGGACCTCATTAGCAAAG GAGAGAAGTCAAAAGCAGGCCAAGAGGAGGCCGGAGTTTCAGCCCCCAACTCTCAGCCCGCCGACGGAAGCCACTCTGTCTGCGCCATCCTCAAAAAC ATCTTAGTCCCGGCTCTCTCCGTCTGCTTCGTCTTCACCATCACTATTGGGATGTTTCCTGCCGTGGCTGCCGAGGTCAAGTCCAGCATTGCGGGCACCAGCGCCTGGA GAGACTACTTCATTCCTGTGTCCTGTTTCCTGACCTTCAATATCTTTGACTGGCTGGGCCGGAGCCTCACAGCCTTCACCATGTGG CCTGGGAAGGACAGCCGCTGGCTGCCGATCCTGGTGCTGGCCCGGCTGGCCTTCGTGCCTCTGCTGCTGCTGTGTAACGTCCATCCCCGCCACAACCTGGCCGTGGTCTTTGAGCACGATGCCTGGTTCATCATCTTCATGGCTGCCTTCGCCTTCTCCAACGGCTATCTCGCCAGTCTCTGCATGTGCTTTGGGCCCAA GAAAGTGAAGCCAGCCGAGGCAGAGACGGCCGGAGCCATCATGGCCTTCTTTTTGTCTCTGGGCCTGGCGCTGGGGGCTGTCTTCTCCTTCCTGTTCCGGGCAATCGTGTGA
- the SLC29A1 gene encoding equilibrative nucleoside transporter 1 isoform X1, whose product MTTSHQPQDRYKAVWLIFFMLGLGTLLPWNFFMTATAYFTNRLDMSQNASLVPAEPSKDVQASAGPSAPLPERNYLSAIFNNVMTLCAMLPLLLFTCLNSFLHQRIPQAVRILGSLVAILLVFLITAILVKVPMDALPFFVVTMMKIMLINSFGAILQGSLFGLAGLLPASYTAPIMSGQGLAGFFASVAMICAIASGSELSESAFGYFITACGVIILTIACYLGLPRLEFYRYYQQLKLEGPGEQETKLDLISKGEKSKAGQEEAGVSAPNSQPADGSHSVCAILKNILVPALSVCFVFTITIGMFPAVAAEVKSSIAGTSAWRDYFIPVSCFLTFNIFDWLGRSLTAFTMWPGKDSRWLPILVLARLAFVPLLLLCNVHPRHNLAVVFEHDAWFIIFMAAFAFSNGYLASLCMCFGPKKVKPAEAETAGAIMAFFLSLGLALGAVFSFLFRAIV is encoded by the exons ATGACAACCAGTCACCAGCCTCAGGACAG GTACAAAGCCGTCTGGCTTATCTTCTTCATGCTGGGTCTGGGGACGCTGCTGCCCTGGAATTTTTTCATGACAGCCACTGCG TATTTCACAAACCGCCTGGACATGTCCCAGAACGCGTCCTTGGTCCCTGCTGAACCGAGCAAGGACGTCCAGGCTTCGGCCGGCCCCTCAGCACCCTTGCCAGAGCGCAACTATCTCAGCGCGATCTTCAACAACGTCATGACCTTATGTGCCATGCTGCCCCTACTGCTGTTCACCTGCCTCAACTCCTTCCTGCATCAGAG GATCCCCCAGGCTGTGCGGATCCTGGGCAGCCTGGTGGCCATCCTGTTGGTGTTCCTGATCACTGCCATCCTGGTGAAGGTGCCCATGGATGCTCTGCCCTTCTTTGTCGTCACCATGATGAAGATCATGCTCATTAATT CGTTCGGTGCCATCCTGCAGGGCAGCCTGTTTGGCCTGGCCGGCCTCCTGCCCGCCAGCTACACAGCCCCCATCATGAGTGGTCAGGGCCTGGCAGGCTTCTTTGCCTCTGTGGCCATGATCTGCGCCATCGCCA GTGGCTCGGAGCTGTCGGAAAGTGCCTTTGGCTATTTTATCACAGCCTGTGGGGTTATCATTTTGACGATCGCCTGTTATCTGGGCCTGCCGAGGCTG GAATTCTACCGCTATTACCAGCAACTCAAGCTCGAAGGGCCCGGGGAGCAGGAGACCAAGCTGGACCTCATTAGCAAAG GAGAGAAGTCAAAAGCAGGCCAAGAGGAGGCCGGAGTTTCAGCCCCCAACTCTCAGCCCGCCGACGGAAGCCACTCTGTCTGCGCCATCCTCAAAAAC ATCTTAGTCCCGGCTCTCTCCGTCTGCTTCGTCTTCACCATCACTATTGGGATGTTTCCTGCCGTGGCTGCCGAGGTCAAGTCCAGCATTGCGGGCACCAGCGCCTGGA GAGACTACTTCATTCCTGTGTCCTGTTTCCTGACCTTCAATATCTTTGACTGGCTGGGCCGGAGCCTCACAGCCTTCACCATGTGG CCTGGGAAGGACAGCCGCTGGCTGCCGATCCTGGTGCTGGCCCGGCTGGCCTTCGTGCCTCTGCTGCTGCTGTGTAACGTCCATCCCCGCCACAACCTGGCCGTGGTCTTTGAGCACGATGCCTGGTTCATCATCTTCATGGCTGCCTTCGCCTTCTCCAACGGCTATCTCGCCAGTCTCTGCATGTGCTTTGGGCCCAA GAAAGTGAAGCCAGCCGAGGCAGAGACGGCCGGAGCCATCATGGCCTTCTTTTTGTCTCTGGGCCTGGCGCTGGGGGCTGTCTTCTCCTTCCTGTTCCGGGCAATCGTGTGA
- the MYMX gene encoding protein myomixer, with amino-acid sequence MSLPGEEGAGKASLESRSPWKSLAMPTLLLPLLLRTLLARLLLPAARLARRHFLPLLRRLVHRLGSQDMREALLGCLLFVLSQRHPPDAGEASRVARLERRDRLASQK; translated from the coding sequence ATGTCTTtgccaggtgaggagggagcaggAAAGGCAAGCCTAGAGTCTAGATCGCCTTGGAAGTCACTGGCCATGCCCACTCTGCTGCTCCCGCTGCTGCTGCGGACGCTGCTGGCCCGCCTGCTGCTGCCTGCTGCCCGCCTTGCCCGCCGGCACTTCCTGCCCCTGCTGCGCCGGCTGGTCCACCGCCTGGGCTCTCAGGATATGCGAGAGGCTTTGCTGGGCTGTCTGTTGTTTGTCCTCAGTCAGAGACACCCGCCGGATGCTGGGGAGGCCTCCAGAGTGGCCCGCCTGGAGAGGAGGGACAGGCTAGCCTCCCAAAAATGA